A genome region from Betaproteobacteria bacterium includes the following:
- the rsgA gene encoding ribosome small subunit-dependent GTPase A has product MKTHAVIPSLSGEIVSAHGRHYVVQLKDGSEIQAYPRGKKSLAACGDHVLVQRSSNDQGVIEAVDPRRSLLYRSDKYKQKLIAANVTQLAVVVASTPSFYDELITRCLVAASQQGLRALIVLNKCDLIAESTTAIRRLQVYLDLNYRVARLSALGDVGPLRPYLKGERTVLAGQSGMGKSTIINALVPGARASVGHISLALDSGRHTTTHARLYRLDEESCVIDSPGLQDFGLAHVTQEELVQGFPEFAPHLGQCRFTNCLHLTEPGCAITADTSLNAKRLGIYQKLVRERQAAASQPSARS; this is encoded by the coding sequence TTGAAAACCCATGCGGTAATCCCAAGTCTTAGCGGAGAAATCGTCTCTGCCCACGGCCGTCATTACGTCGTGCAACTAAAGGACGGCAGCGAAATTCAAGCCTATCCCCGCGGCAAGAAGAGTTTGGCCGCCTGCGGTGACCATGTCCTCGTCCAGCGCTCAAGCAACGATCAAGGGGTCATCGAGGCCGTGGATCCGCGCCGAAGCTTGCTGTACCGGTCCGACAAGTACAAGCAGAAACTGATCGCCGCCAACGTGACCCAGTTGGCCGTGGTGGTGGCCTCCACCCCTTCGTTCTACGACGAACTCATCACGCGCTGCCTGGTGGCGGCTTCGCAACAAGGTTTGCGCGCGTTGATCGTACTCAACAAGTGCGACCTCATCGCCGAGAGCACAACAGCCATTCGGCGCCTCCAGGTCTACCTCGACTTGAATTACCGCGTGGCACGGCTTTCGGCCCTCGGAGACGTAGGGCCTCTGCGGCCTTATCTGAAGGGCGAGCGTACCGTGCTCGCAGGCCAATCCGGCATGGGCAAATCGACCATCATCAACGCACTTGTACCTGGAGCGAGAGCCAGCGTGGGGCACATTTCCCTGGCGCTGGATTCGGGGCGCCACACCACCACCCATGCACGGCTTTACCGTTTGGACGAGGAGAGTTGCGTCATCGACTCTCCTGGCCTTCAGGATTTCGGCCTCGCTCACGTGACCCAAGAGGAATTGGTGCAAGGCTTTCCGGAATTCGCGCCGCATCTGGGGCAATGCCGGTTCACCAACTGCCTGCACCTGACGGAGCCAGGATGCGCGATTACAGCGGACACCTCGTTGAACGCCAAGCGGCTGGGCATTTACCAGAAACTTGTGCGTGAACGGCAAGCCGCGGCTAGCCAACCCAGCGCGCGATCGTAA
- a CDS encoding formate dehydrogenase has translation MDGEHLYKMANQIGAFFAAQAGRAEAIEGIANHLKRFWDPRMRKQIVRMVDDKEAGLQPLVEDAIRAHRKLLVGLQRTS, from the coding sequence ATGGATGGCGAGCACCTCTACAAGATGGCGAACCAGATCGGTGCCTTCTTCGCCGCGCAAGCTGGCCGGGCCGAGGCCATCGAAGGCATCGCGAATCACCTGAAGCGCTTCTGGGATCCTCGCATGCGCAAGCAAATCGTGCGCATGGTGGACGACAAGGAAGCCGGCTTGCAGCCCCTAGTGGAAGACGCCATCCGCGCTCACCGGAAGCTGCTGGTGGGACTGCAACGTACCAGCTAA
- a CDS encoding formate dehydrogenase subunit alpha: MYSVKETDFGTPASRSAQQVSLEIDGKSVSVPAGTSVMRAAMNSGVKIPKLCATDMVDAFGSCRLCLVQIEGRKGYPASCTTLVEPGMKVRTQTDQLAKIRKGVMELYISDHPLDCLTCPANGNCELQEMAGVVGLREVRYGYEGANHFSAKKDESNPYFSFDPTKCIVCSRCVRACEEVQGTFALTVDARGFASMISPSQKESFMDSECVSCGACVQACPTATLMEKSITDAGQPDHSKVTTCAYCGVGCSFRAEMQGSKVVRMVPDKNGKANHGHSCVKGRFAWGYATHPDRIKKPMIREKITDPWKEVSWDEAIAHTASEFKRIQAKYGRASVGAITSSRCTNEETYLVQKLVRAAFGNNNVDTCARVCHSPTGYGLKQTLGESAGTQDFDSVMHSDVIMVIGANPTDAHPVFSSQMKRRLREGAKLIVVDPRKIDLVRQPHAEASYHLKLRPGTNVAIINALAHTIVTEGLAKEDFVAARCDVKEFAKWNAFIAQAKNSPEALEKETGVPAEEVRAAARLFATGGNGAIYYGLGVTEHSQGSTMVMGIANLAMVTGNIGRPGVGVNPLRGQNNVQGACDMGSFPHEFPGYRHVSDDNTRALLESTWGVKLDNEPGLRIPNMFDASLDGSFKALYVQGEDVGQSDPDTQHVTAALSALECLVVQDLFLNETAKFAHVFFPGSSFLEKDGTFTNAERRISRVRKVMPSLCGMEDWQVTVALSEAMGYPMPYTHPSEIMAEIARLTPTFTGVTYEKIDQLGGVQWPCNDNAPNGTPVMHCEEFVRGKGKFIVTEYVPTEEKVTRMYPLLLTTGRILSQYNVGAQTRRTQNNLWHHEDRLEIHPHDAEERGIRQDDWVGIKSRAGETVLRATLTERVQPGVVYTTFHFPESGANVITTDNSDWATNCPEYKVTAVQVMPVTQPSEWQKDFRSFSEQQEKLLDERQRVKV; encoded by the coding sequence ATGTATTCAGTCAAGGAAACCGATTTCGGAACGCCTGCTAGCCGCTCGGCCCAACAAGTGAGCCTGGAGATCGACGGCAAGTCCGTGAGCGTCCCGGCTGGCACTTCGGTCATGCGTGCCGCCATGAATTCCGGTGTGAAAATCCCGAAGCTGTGCGCGACCGACATGGTGGATGCCTTCGGCTCTTGCCGCTTGTGCCTGGTACAGATCGAAGGCCGCAAGGGCTACCCCGCCTCGTGCACCACCTTGGTGGAGCCAGGCATGAAGGTGCGCACGCAAACGGACCAACTCGCCAAGATCCGCAAGGGCGTGATGGAACTATACATCTCGGACCATCCGCTGGATTGCCTGACCTGCCCCGCCAACGGCAATTGCGAGTTGCAGGAGATGGCCGGCGTGGTGGGCTTGCGCGAAGTGCGCTATGGCTACGAGGGCGCCAATCACTTCTCCGCCAAGAAAGACGAATCCAACCCCTACTTCAGCTTCGACCCCACCAAGTGCATCGTGTGTTCGCGCTGCGTGCGCGCCTGCGAGGAGGTGCAAGGCACCTTCGCCTTGACGGTGGATGCGCGCGGCTTTGCCTCCATGATCTCGCCCAGCCAGAAGGAAAGTTTCATGGACTCCGAGTGCGTGTCCTGTGGCGCTTGCGTACAGGCCTGCCCCACGGCCACACTCATGGAAAAATCCATCACGGACGCGGGCCAGCCCGATCACAGCAAGGTCACCACCTGTGCCTACTGCGGAGTGGGTTGCTCCTTCCGCGCCGAGATGCAGGGCAGCAAGGTGGTGCGCATGGTGCCCGACAAGAATGGCAAGGCCAACCATGGGCACTCCTGCGTGAAGGGCCGCTTCGCTTGGGGTTACGCCACTCATCCGGACCGTATCAAGAAACCCATGATCCGCGAAAAGATCACCGATCCATGGAAGGAAGTGAGTTGGGACGAGGCCATCGCCCACACGGCTTCCGAGTTCAAGCGAATCCAGGCGAAGTATGGCCGCGCCTCGGTGGGTGCGATCACCTCGTCGCGCTGCACTAACGAAGAAACCTATCTCGTTCAAAAGCTGGTGCGGGCCGCTTTCGGCAACAACAACGTGGATACCTGCGCGCGCGTGTGCCACTCGCCCACGGGTTACGGGCTGAAGCAGACCTTGGGAGAGTCGGCGGGTACGCAAGATTTCGATTCGGTCATGCATTCCGATGTGATCATGGTGATCGGCGCCAATCCCACCGATGCGCACCCCGTGTTCTCGTCACAAATGAAGCGCCGTCTGCGCGAAGGCGCGAAGCTGATCGTCGTGGACCCGCGCAAGATCGATCTGGTGCGCCAGCCTCACGCCGAGGCGAGTTATCACCTGAAATTGCGGCCCGGTACCAACGTGGCCATCATCAACGCGCTGGCACATACGATCGTCACCGAAGGCTTGGCCAAGGAAGATTTCGTGGCGGCGCGTTGCGACGTGAAGGAATTCGCCAAGTGGAATGCCTTCATCGCGCAGGCGAAAAACTCCCCCGAGGCGCTGGAGAAGGAAACCGGCGTGCCAGCCGAGGAAGTTCGCGCGGCCGCGCGCTTGTTCGCTACAGGCGGCAATGGCGCCATCTATTACGGCTTGGGCGTCACCGAACACAGCCAGGGTTCCACCATGGTCATGGGCATCGCCAATCTCGCCATGGTCACCGGCAACATCGGCCGCCCCGGCGTGGGCGTGAACCCGCTGCGGGGACAAAACAACGTGCAAGGCGCCTGCGACATGGGTTCCTTCCCCCACGAATTCCCCGGTTACCGGCATGTATCCGACGACAACACGCGCGCCTTGTTAGAATCCACTTGGGGTGTGAAGCTGGATAACGAACCAGGATTGCGCATCCCCAACATGTTCGATGCCTCCCTGGACGGCAGCTTCAAGGCGCTCTACGTGCAAGGCGAGGACGTGGGGCAGTCAGACCCCGATACGCAACACGTCACCGCGGCGTTGAGCGCGCTAGAGTGTCTTGTAGTGCAAGACTTGTTCTTGAACGAGACCGCGAAGTTCGCCCACGTGTTCTTCCCTGGGTCATCGTTCCTGGAAAAGGATGGAACGTTCACGAACGCCGAGCGGCGCATTTCGCGCGTGCGAAAAGTCATGCCATCGTTGTGCGGGATGGAAGATTGGCAGGTGACCGTTGCCTTGTCGGAGGCCATGGGTTACCCCATGCCGTATACACATCCTTCCGAGATCATGGCGGAAATCGCGCGTCTGACACCAACCTTCACCGGCGTCACCTACGAGAAAATCGACCAACTAGGCGGCGTGCAGTGGCCGTGCAACGATAACGCACCCAATGGCACGCCGGTGATGCACTGCGAGGAATTCGTGCGTGGCAAGGGCAAGTTCATCGTCACCGAGTACGTTCCCACGGAAGAAAAGGTCACGCGCATGTATCCGTTGCTGCTGACCACGGGACGCATTCTTTCGCAGTACAACGTAGGGGCGCAGACGCGCCGCACGCAGAATAATCTCTGGCACCACGAGGACCGGCTGGAGATTCATCCGCACGATGCCGAGGAGCGCGGCATTCGCCAGGACGATTGGGTGGGCATCAAGAGCCGCGCGGGCGAAACCGTGTTGCGCGCCACGCTCACCGAGCGCGTGCAGCCGGGCGTCGTCTATACGACCTTTCACTTTCCCGAGTCCGGCGCCAACGTCATTACCACCGACAACTCCGACTGGGCGACCAACTGTCCGGAGTACAAGGTGACGGCCGTGCAAGTGATGCCGGTGACGCAACCCTCGGAGTGGCAGAAGGATTTCCGCAGCTTTTCGGAGCAGCAGGAAAAGTTGCTCGATGAGCGGCAACGCGTGAAGGTATAG
- a CDS encoding DUF1631 family protein translates to MDQTVGHGPRQIGFREPGLEERHRDHGSIELIWSVSPKPTSDERRKLGSILPVLLRRVEKGMQIVGTHEDVRKKFLAKLMRCHTKVINSAADVLRKAARANAAAAIKPESARTSSATAPSPLDTIPTLSEVIDTRQPDSSSKPPV, encoded by the coding sequence ATGGATCAAACTGTTGGTCATGGCCCACGCCAAATAGGGTTCAGAGAGCCCGGCCTGGAAGAGCGCCATCGAGACCATGGATCAATTGAATTGATTTGGAGCGTCTCGCCGAAACCCACTTCCGACGAACGCCGCAAACTCGGCTCGATTTTACCCGTGTTACTCCGGCGCGTGGAAAAAGGGATGCAAATCGTCGGCACGCACGAGGACGTGCGCAAGAAATTCCTCGCGAAGCTGATGCGCTGCCATACCAAGGTGATCAATAGCGCCGCGGACGTACTTCGCAAGGCCGCTCGCGCGAACGCGGCCGCGGCTATCAAGCCGGAATCCGCGCGCACTTCTTCCGCCACCGCGCCCTCCCCTTTGGACACCATCCCGACCCTGTCCGAGGTGATCGATACGCGGCAGCCCGATTCTTCCAGCAAGCCGCCGGTGTAG
- a CDS encoding S9 family peptidase: MTSSSLAVPPVAKRIAHEVVIHERAWTDEYRWLHRKNDPEVRAYLEAENTYTEAIMAPFQPFQGALYKEMLARIKETDMGVPYRMGAWWYYARTETGKQYPIYCRKWRDLEAPEHITLDLNELAAGHEYFALGAYKISPGGNLLAFSSDVTGFREYTLRIKNLATGEMLAERIEKTRSVAWAMDNQHLFYAKEDKAKRAYRIYRHVLGGRRDRILHEESDERFSVSVTRTRSDAYLVLTTASATASEVRYLDAKRPRAPWTLIEGRSDNHEYYADHAGDSFYIVSNDQGRNFRLVVAPAAHPSKENWAELIPHRPDVMLEGVDLFARHMVLHERQGGFPLLRVQSYDSRETWRVEMPDAACSVRGAGNEEFASTVYRIEYESLVVPLSGYDCDLITRELKLLKRQEVLGGYDAGQYQSELFHAKASDGTLVPVSMVYKKQERHAGPQPALLTGYGAYGIPNDVHFSSTRLSLLDRGVIYAIAHVRGGGEYGKAWHDNGRMLKKRNSFTDFIAAAEALIAQGYTRADQLLIQGGSAGGLLVCAVANFRPELFKAVIAEVPFVDVIHTMLDDTLPLTTGEYEEWGNPHERTYFEYMRAYSPYDNLAAKPYPAMLVETSLNDSQVMYWEPAKYVARLRVMNTSKRP, encoded by the coding sequence ATGACATCTTCCTCGCTTGCTGTTCCACCGGTAGCCAAGCGTATCGCGCACGAAGTCGTAATTCATGAGCGCGCGTGGACCGACGAATATCGCTGGCTACACCGTAAAAACGATCCGGAAGTCCGCGCCTACCTCGAAGCGGAAAACACCTACACCGAGGCCATCATGGCGCCCTTTCAGCCATTCCAGGGGGCGCTTTATAAGGAGATGCTGGCGCGTATCAAGGAGACGGACATGGGCGTGCCCTACCGCATGGGCGCTTGGTGGTACTACGCCCGCACGGAAACCGGAAAACAATATCCCATCTATTGCCGCAAATGGCGGGACCTGGAAGCGCCCGAGCATATCACGCTTGACCTAAATGAGTTGGCCGCCGGCCACGAGTATTTCGCTCTAGGCGCCTACAAAATAAGCCCCGGTGGAAACTTGCTGGCTTTCTCCAGCGACGTGACGGGATTTCGCGAGTACACCTTGCGCATCAAGAATCTCGCGACGGGAGAAATGCTGGCGGAGCGCATCGAAAAAACACGGTCGGTGGCCTGGGCCATGGATAACCAGCACTTGTTCTACGCCAAGGAGGATAAGGCAAAGCGAGCCTACCGGATCTACCGTCATGTCCTGGGCGGGCGGCGCGACCGCATTCTCCATGAGGAAAGCGACGAGCGCTTTAGCGTCTCCGTCACGCGCACGCGTAGCGATGCGTATCTCGTGCTGACCACGGCCAGTGCGACCGCGTCGGAAGTGCGTTACCTGGACGCTAAACGCCCGCGCGCGCCTTGGACCTTGATCGAAGGACGTAGCGACAATCACGAATACTACGCTGACCATGCCGGTGACTCCTTCTACATCGTGAGCAATGACCAGGGCCGGAATTTTCGCTTGGTGGTCGCGCCAGCAGCGCATCCTAGCAAGGAAAATTGGGCGGAGCTGATTCCTCACCGGCCCGATGTCATGCTGGAAGGCGTGGACCTGTTTGCGCGCCATATGGTGCTCCACGAGAGGCAGGGCGGTTTCCCGCTACTGCGTGTGCAATCTTACGATAGCCGTGAAACGTGGCGGGTGGAAATGCCAGACGCGGCGTGCTCGGTCCGCGGCGCCGGCAACGAAGAGTTCGCTAGCACCGTGTATCGCATCGAATACGAATCCCTGGTGGTGCCCCTTAGCGGTTACGACTGCGATTTGATTACCCGCGAGCTAAAGCTGCTTAAACGCCAGGAGGTTCTGGGAGGTTACGACGCCGGGCAATACCAATCCGAACTGTTCCATGCCAAGGCCTCCGATGGCACCTTGGTTCCGGTCTCCATGGTCTACAAGAAGCAAGAACGCCATGCCGGACCGCAGCCAGCGCTGCTTACAGGGTACGGCGCTTACGGGATTCCCAACGACGTGCATTTCAGTTCCACGCGGCTCTCGTTGCTGGACCGGGGTGTCATCTACGCCATCGCCCACGTGCGCGGCGGGGGGGAGTACGGCAAGGCATGGCACGACAATGGCCGCATGTTGAAGAAGCGTAACTCATTCACCGATTTCATCGCCGCCGCGGAAGCGTTGATCGCCCAGGGCTATACCCGGGCGGACCAATTGCTGATTCAAGGCGGCAGCGCGGGCGGGCTGCTGGTGTGCGCAGTGGCGAATTTTCGGCCGGAATTGTTCAAGGCCGTCATCGCGGAGGTGCCCTTCGTCGATGTTATCCACACCATGCTGGACGACACGTTGCCCTTGACCACGGGTGAGTATGAGGAATGGGGTAACCCCCATGAGCGGACGTACTTCGAGTACATGCGCGCGTATTCGCCCTACGACAACTTGGCGGCTAAACCTTATCCGGCGATGCTTGTGGAAACTTCCCTTAACGATAGCCAAGTCATGTACTGGGAACCCGCCAAGTACGTGGCAAGGCTTCGAGTCATGAATACGAGCAAACGGCCGG
- a CDS encoding DUF1631 family protein, protein MLNTLGEFGLGLGADFQITNPLFKQVAAILQKLIQEFKDDLSLFEQTETELERVIESEDRRAQT, encoded by the coding sequence ATGCTCAATACCTTGGGCGAGTTCGGCTTGGGCCTTGGCGCCGATTTTCAGATCACCAACCCGTTATTCAAGCAAGTCGCGGCCATCCTCCAGAAACTCATTCAGGAATTCAAGGACGATCTCTCCTTGTTCGAGCAAACCGAGACCGAACTCGAACGGGTGATCGAATCGGAAGACCGCCGTGCGCAGACCTAG
- a CDS encoding DUF1631 family protein — protein MSKHEPSTITHVPAGQQGATLRAGDANRLLQECREMAQERLAKSLTAMLNKMEETPWKMAEATKDKEMQDVYLLAEDKAKAQRAAIEKQFKQRFDTEFDRRLHKQPKSGEGPADYDLSTMTLMEDEDLSGALKVKDLSTKARGMYNEELNALDQRIGVLIRDPQLKGEDNPLSPDTVYAAFKQACDEIEAGLKVKMVILNLFDEQVRTEMKGIYKDLNSLLVKNSVLPQIRFGLGRSQSSAPNRGAAAALAAAAMAPPSAPQSPPLHAPSGAGMGHPMHGGGGLHGPMPGAGAGGGMPHAMPGDYGAQSGEAAAGGSEQDFFGLLQGLLLRQYGGGAPLTGSGAAPTLLGGPADFAGGGAAPGGLPNQGVQGGVMPAGYPNTGPVGTGMPGGYPGSGPSGGAMSTHTGQHAGTATGPVRILTGADLVGALTQIQHGDATVIKGAPNSLAAAIAAPGAVNILRDIKSTPFGQGMGEADNMTLDIVSMLFDQILDDKKIPDAMKVLIGRLQIPILKVAILDKSFFQT, from the coding sequence ATGAGCAAGCACGAACCCAGCACCATCACCCATGTTCCGGCAGGGCAGCAAGGGGCCACTCTAAGAGCCGGGGATGCCAACCGCCTGCTGCAAGAGTGCCGTGAGATGGCACAGGAACGCTTGGCAAAATCCCTGACCGCCATGCTCAATAAGATGGAGGAAACCCCATGGAAAATGGCGGAAGCGACCAAGGACAAGGAGATGCAAGATGTTTATCTCCTGGCCGAGGATAAGGCCAAGGCCCAGCGTGCCGCCATCGAGAAGCAATTCAAACAGCGCTTCGATACCGAGTTCGACCGCCGCCTACATAAGCAACCAAAATCCGGCGAAGGTCCTGCGGACTATGACCTGTCGACGATGACCCTAATGGAAGACGAGGACTTGAGCGGGGCGCTCAAGGTCAAGGATCTCTCCACCAAGGCGCGCGGAATGTACAACGAGGAATTGAACGCCCTGGATCAGCGAATCGGCGTCTTGATCAGGGACCCTCAGCTCAAGGGCGAGGACAATCCTCTTAGTCCGGATACGGTCTATGCCGCCTTCAAGCAGGCCTGCGATGAAATCGAGGCGGGGTTGAAGGTAAAGATGGTGATTCTGAACCTCTTCGATGAGCAGGTCCGCACGGAGATGAAAGGGATTTATAAGGACCTCAACTCGCTCCTGGTCAAGAACTCCGTCCTTCCGCAAATTCGCTTCGGATTGGGACGCTCCCAAAGCAGTGCTCCAAACAGAGGCGCGGCCGCCGCGTTAGCCGCGGCGGCCATGGCACCGCCCTCGGCACCACAATCCCCTCCCCTTCATGCGCCCTCTGGTGCCGGAATGGGCCATCCCATGCACGGGGGCGGCGGATTGCATGGTCCGATGCCCGGGGCGGGAGCCGGTGGCGGTATGCCCCACGCCATGCCGGGGGATTACGGGGCGCAAAGTGGCGAAGCTGCCGCGGGCGGTAGCGAACAAGACTTTTTCGGGCTTCTCCAGGGCCTGCTCCTACGCCAATATGGTGGCGGCGCACCGTTAACGGGTTCGGGCGCGGCTCCTACACTCCTCGGCGGGCCGGCTGACTTTGCGGGAGGAGGTGCTGCTCCCGGGGGCCTTCCCAATCAAGGAGTTCAGGGCGGCGTAATGCCCGCCGGTTACCCCAACACGGGGCCTGTTGGCACCGGGATGCCAGGAGGCTATCCAGGTTCAGGCCCTTCCGGCGGCGCGATGTCCACCCACACCGGGCAGCATGCGGGAACGGCCACGGGTCCCGTGCGGATATTGACCGGGGCGGATCTCGTGGGCGCCTTGACGCAAATCCAGCATGGCGATGCTACCGTGATCAAGGGGGCGCCCAATTCACTTGCCGCGGCCATCGCGGCTCCAGGGGCCGTGAATATTCTGCGCGACATCAAGTCGACGCCCTTCGGCCAAGGCATGGGCGAGGCCGACAACATGACGCTGGACATCGTGTCCATGCTCTTCGACCAGATCCTAGACGACAAAAAAATACCGGACGCCATGAAGGTTCTCATCGGGCGTTTGCAGATTCCCATTCTGAAGGTCGCCATCCTCGACAAGAGCTTCTTTCAGACGTAA
- a CDS encoding DsbA family oxidoreductase, with protein MNTLTIDVISDVVCPWCFIGKRHLEAALRQFREEFPDSEAPEVRWLPFQLNPHLPVEGVSRKSYLEEKFGGPERAREIYARVSKAGQAAGIGFDFDRMTVQPNTLDAHRLIHAAAPLKVQDAMVETLFQAYFLEGADLTQTQTLDTLALRAGFGAQAQTYLHGEENRNLVASLDHRARQMGISGVPFFIFNGRYALSGAQPPEVILQALRRAHEDPIPGPAN; from the coding sequence ATGAACACCCTCACGATCGATGTCATTTCCGATGTGGTCTGCCCTTGGTGTTTTATAGGTAAACGCCACCTCGAAGCGGCCCTGCGCCAGTTCCGCGAGGAGTTCCCGGATTCCGAGGCACCGGAAGTCCGTTGGCTGCCGTTTCAACTCAACCCCCACTTGCCCGTCGAAGGTGTCTCCCGCAAATCGTATTTGGAAGAGAAGTTTGGCGGGCCTGAGCGCGCGCGTGAAATCTACGCGCGTGTGTCGAAAGCCGGCCAAGCGGCTGGCATCGGTTTTGATTTCGACCGGATGACAGTGCAGCCCAATACCCTGGACGCCCACCGCCTCATTCACGCTGCCGCTCCCTTGAAAGTTCAAGACGCCATGGTGGAAACCTTATTCCAGGCCTACTTCCTCGAAGGCGCCGATCTCACCCAAACCCAGACTTTGGATACTCTCGCCCTACGTGCCGGGTTTGGCGCACAAGCGCAGACTTACCTCCATGGTGAGGAGAATCGCAACCTGGTCGCTAGCCTTGACCACCGTGCCCGCCAAATGGGCATTTCCGGCGTCCCCTTCTTCATTTTCAACGGCAGGTACGCCCTCTCCGGCGCCCAGCCACCGGAGGTCATCCTACAGGCGTTGCGGCGAGCGCACGAAGACCCCATCCCAGGGCCCGCGAACTAG
- a CDS encoding DUF1631 family protein, producing the protein MTAGPGAAALPSEFEDTAHGGSPETDEDTRMAETLPPFKSLIIKNPFGEGEIEVEEVSLEDLPAFSPVRAGQADTVTSRSGDEYSIKAGGMAVGTWIEIRSAEDVRTQASLSWISPLKGTYLFTNRHGAKVAEFSLYQLAKEMRQGGCVIMEEVPLFDRAMSSLVGALRKDAH; encoded by the coding sequence TTGACCGCGGGTCCTGGCGCAGCGGCGCTGCCATCTGAGTTCGAGGACACAGCCCATGGCGGCAGTCCTGAAACGGACGAGGACACACGCATGGCGGAAACACTACCGCCCTTCAAATCCTTGATCATCAAGAATCCCTTTGGCGAGGGCGAGATCGAAGTGGAAGAAGTCAGCCTGGAGGATCTTCCAGCCTTCTCGCCGGTGCGCGCGGGCCAGGCAGACACAGTCACGTCGCGTTCCGGGGATGAGTACAGCATCAAGGCCGGCGGCATGGCCGTGGGCACGTGGATCGAAATACGTTCCGCCGAGGACGTACGAACGCAAGCGAGTCTGTCCTGGATCAGCCCCCTCAAGGGCACTTATCTGTTCACCAACCGGCACGGCGCCAAGGTGGCGGAATTTTCTCTCTACCAACTGGCGAAGGAAATGCGCCAGGGCGGCTGCGTCATCATGGAAGAGGTGCCGCTGTTCGATCGCGCCATGAGCAGTCTCGTGGGCGCACTGCGCAAGGACGCCCACTAG
- a CDS encoding CobD/CbiB family protein, producing MTFIALLAAFLLEQARPHPYPNLAVRGFILFAGRAARYLNAGRPSHGALSWCASVLPPVLTASVLSWGLAAANPFLGWIWFVAVLFFTTGFRQVSHFFTGIARALKAGDGQRAKDLISQWRNESRFEIEDGDVAKLTIEEGLRGAHRFVFGPVLFAVFFGPAGAVLYRLAAILREEWAGQEPELAQLGRFAGTAFKWLDWVPSRITAAGFAVAGNFEDAFYCWRTQAGAWPDPFNAPLLASGAGALGVKLGGPLRRLASVEERPGLGMGDEPDIDALDSTVGLIWRATVIWMIVLLMVTIARWVG from the coding sequence ATGACTTTCATCGCGTTGCTCGCCGCGTTTCTTCTTGAGCAAGCGCGCCCCCATCCTTACCCCAATTTGGCGGTGCGCGGCTTTATCTTGTTCGCCGGTCGTGCCGCCCGCTATCTCAATGCGGGCCGTCCGTCGCACGGCGCGCTCAGCTGGTGTGCGAGCGTGTTGCCACCCGTGCTAACGGCATCGGTTTTATCGTGGGGCTTGGCCGCGGCCAACCCCTTCCTGGGGTGGATATGGTTCGTCGCCGTTTTGTTTTTCACCACGGGATTTCGCCAGGTCAGCCACTTCTTCACGGGGATCGCCCGCGCGCTGAAAGCGGGCGACGGACAACGCGCGAAGGATCTGATCTCGCAATGGCGAAACGAATCGCGTTTTGAGATCGAAGATGGCGATGTCGCGAAACTCACCATAGAAGAGGGCCTGCGCGGGGCACACCGGTTCGTATTCGGCCCGGTGCTATTCGCCGTGTTTTTTGGACCAGCGGGTGCCGTGCTCTACCGCCTCGCCGCCATCTTGCGCGAGGAATGGGCTGGGCAAGAGCCGGAACTGGCGCAATTGGGGCGTTTCGCCGGCACGGCCTTCAAGTGGCTCGACTGGGTGCCTTCGCGTATCACGGCCGCGGGTTTTGCCGTGGCCGGAAATTTCGAGGACGCTTTCTACTGTTGGAGAACCCAGGCGGGCGCCTGGCCCGATCCATTCAATGCACCGCTTCTGGCGAGCGGCGCGGGTGCCTTGGGGGTCAAGCTGGGCGGCCCTCTGCGCCGCTTGGCGTCGGTGGAGGAAAGACCCGGCCTGGGCATGGGCGACGAACCTGATATCGACGCGCTGGACAGCACCGTGGGCTTGATCTGGCGTGCCACGGTGATCTGGATGATCGTATTGCTCATGGTTACGATCGCGCGCTGGGTTGGCTAG